From Pseudobdellovibrio exovorus JSS, a single genomic window includes:
- a CDS encoding DsbA family protein, protein MTKKSNLLLVSLLITIGLFIYLTIHHYALKIGLGGNSLCAISSALNCDAAATSSFAEVLGLPIALLGTAFHVILFLFVLLNRVGLIDSSAQLQKTVRGMLILSAVTSVVMAIVSAIFIRVLCPFCAGTYVFSVINLILGWNIIKDFDSSDFSWGSYFGEYKAHVIALAAIPALTWAVNGMILDNYGISEIKKRIPERLAAWNASPVQKFDASVGLTNQVENPRITLVEFADFKCPHCKTASQTIDVFLKGKSDIHFTYKPYPLDGTCNDNVSFKGDGSRCLMAAYTLCAEKIAKKGWDVHHWLFENQRDIIDLTDATKLLPTFQKEYGLVPDEMTACADSTEIYEAIRKSAQEGAAAQVEGTPTIFMNGKKLPWGQFLDILKAAAAY, encoded by the coding sequence ATGACAAAAAAATCAAACCTCCTACTCGTAAGCTTACTTATAACTATCGGCTTGTTTATCTACCTCACGATTCATCACTATGCTCTTAAGATAGGTCTAGGTGGAAATTCCCTCTGCGCGATCAGTAGCGCCCTTAACTGTGATGCTGCTGCAACCAGCTCTTTCGCTGAAGTTCTAGGGTTACCTATCGCCCTTCTTGGAACAGCTTTCCATGTTATTCTTTTTCTATTCGTACTTTTGAATCGAGTAGGCCTCATCGACAGTTCAGCTCAATTACAAAAAACTGTACGTGGAATGCTAATTCTGTCAGCAGTAACCTCTGTAGTTATGGCCATCGTTTCAGCCATCTTTATCAGAGTTTTATGCCCGTTCTGCGCAGGGACTTATGTATTTTCGGTAATCAATCTGATTTTAGGATGGAACATCATTAAGGACTTCGATTCTAGTGATTTCTCGTGGGGCTCTTATTTTGGTGAATACAAAGCTCATGTGATTGCTCTAGCCGCCATCCCAGCGCTAACTTGGGCAGTAAATGGCATGATTTTAGATAATTATGGCATCAGTGAAATCAAGAAACGCATTCCTGAAAGATTAGCGGCATGGAACGCTAGCCCTGTGCAAAAATTTGATGCGTCTGTAGGTCTAACAAATCAAGTAGAGAATCCACGCATCACATTGGTAGAATTTGCAGACTTCAAATGTCCACACTGTAAAACGGCATCACAAACTATTGATGTGTTCCTAAAAGGAAAAAGCGATATCCATTTCACTTACAAACCTTATCCTTTAGATGGCACATGCAACGACAATGTTTCCTTCAAGGGTGATGGCTCGCGCTGCTTAATGGCCGCCTACACTTTATGTGCAGAAAAAATTGCAAAAAAAGGCTGGGATGTTCACCATTGGCTGTTTGAAAACCAACGCGATATTATCGATCTGACCGACGCAACAAAGCTTTTACCGACTTTCCAAAAAGAGTACGGGCTTGTACCTGATGAGATGACTGCTTGTGCTGATTCAACAGAAATTTACGAAGCGATCAGAAAGAGTGCACAAGAAGGTGCTGCCGCTCAGGTTGAAGGGACTCCTACTATTTTTATGAATGGTAAAAAGCTTCCTTGGGGGCAATTCCTTGATATTCTAAAAGCGGCTGCCGCTTACTAG
- a CDS encoding HU family DNA-binding protein — MNKAELVAAIASKTKTSRSQVEAYLEVTLSIIQKTVSKGEEVKLVGFGSFSKAERKAKTARNPKTGQAIQLPSTNVPRFKPGKEFKDIVK, encoded by the coding sequence ATGAACAAAGCGGAACTTGTAGCTGCAATTGCCAGTAAGACCAAAACCAGTCGATCCCAAGTTGAAGCCTACCTTGAAGTCACTCTTTCTATCATTCAAAAAACAGTTTCTAAAGGCGAAGAAGTTAAATTAGTAGGCTTCGGTTCATTTTCAAAAGCCGAAAGAAAAGCTAAAACAGCGCGTAATCCAAAGACAGGCCAAGCCATTCAGTTGCCCAGCACCAATGTTCCCCGCTTCAAACCAGGGAAAGAGTTCAAAGATATCGTCAAGTGA
- a CDS encoding LPS-assembly protein LptD — protein sequence MSSSTPTSAKIQGFIISADELERDNESQILYLKGKVKVIYGTQFFEADDVEIHFKKKQAFLKGNVLVQSTSYQIGGKEIILDYEANQALIYYGYVQSNNIRFQGDVIEKQNDTEFYVENADYTTCSNCPPTWSFKGSKIKAELGGYAYIKNSLLKVAGLPAFWLPYLVVPLKSERQSGLLTPEISYSRNRHLVLTQSFFWAVSRSQDATFTFKNYELGGLKPMVEHRYALNDDSNGITKFAYLNDKVFASESRYNNYRSPDDRESSYSRWALNSYHQYSPNRSNRFQAQLMLVSDLQYPKDFYEEFTNYSDSALENKFSYTKTWDHSLFSVEAAYYRNLLQADPLASNTAAVHRLPEIHIDSTTKKIQDLPLYWTFSSNFTSFARDRAYDDMSTLNGQRYVTNNYADPRCENAAMAGCQPVYDGAYDPYNDIIRTGNRLIMKATLNTDTYNIGNFINIMPKLSYNEIDYFLPVGDSKTASKRYLQFEVSTRTKFFRIYDSDYDKTGVKYKNEIIPEITYSSTPWINKDDHPFFGTTVETPYSSRSIISDNDVNNQGGILFDHDDRIDNLHIISFSLLNRLVRKKREDNTYRTLVNFRLTQSYDLYHLQHATGNKQPLSDLAATLVLDFDHVQSYTQANYYPYLSATNTLTTLSYLNEDQQYFKIGLSSKRTEEPKQDDISFAIGFVSNYINLLTGVIFDASPNRSSTSRLKKYSLITQLKPPGECWTVNFYREQKVGLEAEWKISFDFSFDGKPTKVIPPAELNIN from the coding sequence GTGAGTTCCTCTACGCCCACCAGTGCTAAAATTCAGGGTTTTATCATCAGCGCAGACGAACTGGAACGAGACAACGAAAGCCAGATCCTCTACCTCAAAGGCAAAGTAAAAGTCATCTACGGCACGCAGTTCTTTGAAGCCGATGATGTAGAAATTCATTTCAAAAAGAAGCAAGCTTTTTTAAAAGGGAATGTTCTTGTTCAGTCCACAAGTTATCAAATAGGTGGAAAAGAAATTATCCTTGATTACGAAGCCAATCAGGCCTTGATTTACTATGGCTATGTCCAATCAAATAATATTCGCTTTCAAGGCGATGTTATCGAAAAGCAAAATGATACCGAGTTCTATGTTGAAAATGCAGACTACACCACTTGCTCAAACTGTCCCCCTACTTGGAGTTTCAAAGGCAGCAAAATTAAGGCCGAGCTTGGCGGTTACGCTTACATTAAGAACAGTCTTTTAAAAGTCGCTGGGCTTCCTGCGTTTTGGCTACCTTATTTAGTGGTTCCACTCAAATCCGAACGCCAATCCGGTCTGCTCACGCCAGAAATCAGTTACAGCCGCAATCGTCATCTGGTTTTGACTCAAAGTTTTTTTTGGGCCGTTTCACGATCGCAAGACGCTACGTTTACTTTTAAAAATTACGAACTCGGCGGCTTAAAACCAATGGTAGAACACCGCTACGCTTTAAATGATGATTCGAACGGAATCACCAAGTTCGCTTACTTGAATGATAAGGTATTTGCTTCCGAATCCCGCTATAACAATTACCGAAGCCCCGACGATAGAGAATCTTCCTATAGCCGTTGGGCCCTTAACTCTTATCATCAGTACAGCCCCAATAGATCGAATCGTTTTCAAGCACAGTTAATGCTTGTCAGTGACTTGCAATATCCAAAAGATTTCTATGAAGAGTTCACCAACTATTCAGACTCGGCTCTAGAAAATAAGTTTAGCTACACCAAAACATGGGATCACTCTTTATTCTCTGTGGAAGCAGCTTACTACAGAAATCTACTACAGGCGGACCCACTAGCTTCCAACACAGCCGCGGTACATCGTTTGCCTGAAATACACATCGATAGTACAACTAAAAAAATTCAAGATCTTCCTCTGTATTGGACTTTTAGCTCCAACTTCACAAGCTTTGCTCGCGACAGAGCTTACGATGACATGAGCACTTTAAATGGTCAGCGCTATGTGACCAACAACTACGCTGATCCACGCTGCGAAAATGCAGCCATGGCTGGCTGCCAGCCCGTCTACGATGGCGCCTATGATCCTTACAACGACATCATCCGAACGGGAAATCGCCTCATCATGAAAGCGACTCTGAATACTGATACTTATAACATCGGTAACTTCATTAACATCATGCCGAAGCTTTCCTATAACGAGATTGATTATTTTCTACCTGTAGGCGATAGCAAGACTGCGAGTAAACGTTACTTACAATTCGAAGTCAGTACGCGTACTAAGTTCTTTAGAATTTATGATTCGGATTACGACAAGACAGGTGTGAAGTATAAAAACGAAATTATTCCTGAAATCACTTACTCCTCCACACCTTGGATTAACAAAGATGATCATCCTTTTTTCGGAACCACTGTCGAGACTCCTTACTCTTCACGCAGTATTATTTCAGACAACGATGTGAATAACCAAGGAGGAATTCTTTTCGATCATGACGATCGCATAGACAACCTTCATATTATTTCTTTTTCTTTGCTCAATCGATTGGTTCGTAAAAAACGTGAAGACAACACCTATAGAACTTTGGTAAATTTTCGCCTGACTCAATCTTATGACCTCTACCATCTGCAACATGCCACTGGTAATAAACAGCCTCTTTCGGATCTTGCCGCCACATTGGTTTTAGACTTTGATCATGTACAAAGTTACACTCAAGCCAATTACTATCCTTATCTTTCCGCAACCAATACACTTACAACCCTAAGCTATCTAAATGAAGATCAGCAGTACTTCAAAATTGGATTAAGCAGTAAACGCACTGAAGAACCAAAACAGGATGATATCTCGTTTGCCATTGGCTTCGTTTCTAATTATATCAATTTACTGACCGGAGTTATTTTCGATGCGAGCCCGAACAGAAGTAGCACTTCTAGATTGAAAAAATACTCATTAATCACTCAGCTTAAACCACCTGGGGAATGCTGGACTGTTAACTTCTATCGTGAACAAAAAGTCGGTCTAGAGGCTGAATGGAAAATCAGTTTCGACTTCTCGTTTGATGGAAAACCAACAAAAGTCATCCCTCCGGCTGAGCTCAACATTAACTAA
- the pyk gene encoding pyruvate kinase: protein MLATRRAKIVATIGPATRDPDNLKKAIEAGMNVARLNFSHGHHAEHLDVIQNLRRISKELKAPVTILQDLQGPKVRVGLFEKGSIVLKPREVVTVTIEDVLGREGLIPSDFKELCKACKEGTQILLDDGLIELKVLSVQDTELKAEVIYGGILKNRKGMNLPGVPLPVDAMTTKDKEDLEFGLKNSVDYIALSFVRYGKDIRILRELIEKAGSQAKIVAKIEMLEALDNLEEIVRLSDVVMVARGDLAVEIGQSRLPSSQKRIINLCNQLGKPVITATQMLDSMVENPRPTRAEITDVANAVLDGTDALMLSAESASGKHPFRAIRTMHEIIVEVEKNEDSYYKISLDNELLSTPGAIAASSALSALKLNASAIVCLTTSGRTAQIIAGFRPKAQIVAMTTETDVLNRLEITWGLQTLQIRPYETLKDVLNQMEKHLIENGLAKTGDRIILTLGQPIADHGKTNALHVHVLGGEEYKKSLSGDLPLRFKSLSDIDVS from the coding sequence ATGTTAGCAACTAGAAGAGCCAAAATCGTGGCGACCATTGGCCCAGCCACTCGTGATCCAGATAACTTAAAAAAAGCAATTGAAGCCGGAATGAATGTGGCTAGGTTGAATTTCAGTCATGGTCATCATGCTGAGCATTTGGATGTGATTCAGAACTTACGCCGAATTTCTAAAGAGCTTAAAGCCCCAGTGACGATTTTGCAGGATCTACAAGGACCAAAAGTTCGTGTCGGCTTATTTGAAAAAGGCTCTATCGTTTTAAAACCCCGTGAAGTGGTCACAGTGACGATCGAAGATGTTCTAGGTCGTGAAGGATTGATTCCCAGTGATTTCAAAGAGCTGTGCAAAGCTTGTAAAGAGGGAACGCAGATTCTTTTGGATGATGGTTTGATTGAGCTTAAAGTTCTAAGTGTGCAAGATACAGAACTTAAAGCCGAAGTCATTTATGGCGGAATTCTTAAAAATCGCAAGGGAATGAATTTGCCCGGAGTTCCATTGCCAGTGGACGCGATGACAACTAAAGATAAAGAAGACTTAGAATTCGGTTTAAAGAATTCAGTGGATTATATTGCATTGAGTTTTGTGCGTTATGGGAAAGATATTCGTATATTACGTGAATTGATTGAAAAAGCAGGTTCTCAGGCCAAAATTGTCGCCAAGATCGAAATGTTGGAAGCTTTAGATAATCTGGAAGAGATTGTCAGACTCAGCGATGTGGTGATGGTGGCGCGCGGGGACTTAGCTGTAGAAATCGGACAAAGTCGTTTACCTAGTTCGCAAAAAAGAATTATTAATTTGTGTAATCAATTAGGGAAACCTGTGATCACAGCGACTCAGATGCTGGATTCAATGGTTGAAAATCCGCGCCCGACGCGTGCCGAGATCACCGACGTGGCTAACGCAGTCCTAGATGGTACAGATGCCCTGATGCTGTCGGCAGAGTCTGCCAGTGGTAAACATCCTTTCCGTGCGATTCGTACTATGCACGAAATCATTGTGGAAGTGGAAAAAAATGAAGACTCTTACTACAAAATTTCTTTGGACAATGAACTCTTAAGTACCCCTGGAGCTATTGCGGCCAGTTCGGCGCTGTCCGCTTTGAAATTGAATGCATCGGCCATTGTGTGCTTAACGACATCGGGAAGAACGGCTCAGATCATTGCGGGTTTCCGTCCCAAGGCACAAATCGTGGCCATGACCACCGAGACAGATGTTTTAAATAGATTAGAGATCACATGGGGCTTGCAGACACTTCAAATCCGTCCCTATGAAACGCTTAAAGATGTTCTTAATCAGATGGAAAAACATTTAATTGAAAATGGCTTAGCAAAAACGGGTGATCGAATTATTTTAACTTTGGGTCAACCGATTGCAGATCATGGAAAGACAAATGCGCTCCATGTCCACGTATTGGGCGGGGAAGAATATAAAAAATCTTTGTCAGGTGATTTGCCGCTGAGATTTAAATCTCTCAGCGACATTGATGTTTCTTAA
- a CDS encoding CoA transferase subunit A: MSNKVYQDAKSAIAGVKDNMTLLVGGFGLCGIPENCITALKDSGVKGLTCVSNNAGVDDFGLGLLLQTRQIKKMLSSYVGENATFEKQFMSGELELEFCPQGTLAERLRAGGAGIPGFYTPTGVGTKIAEGKEVRNFDGRDYILEKGIVGDFAFVKAWKGDKFGNLIYRKTARNFNPMIATAGKITVAEVEELVEVGELDPDQIHTPGVFVQRIFVGKDYEKRIEQRTVQKKV, from the coding sequence ATGTCGAATAAAGTTTATCAAGATGCCAAGTCTGCTATTGCAGGCGTCAAAGACAACATGACACTTCTTGTAGGTGGTTTTGGTCTTTGCGGAATTCCTGAAAATTGTATTACAGCTTTGAAAGACTCTGGAGTCAAAGGACTGACCTGCGTTTCTAATAATGCAGGCGTAGACGACTTCGGCTTAGGTTTACTTTTGCAAACTCGTCAAATTAAGAAAATGCTTTCCAGCTATGTAGGCGAAAATGCCACTTTTGAAAAACAGTTTATGTCAGGTGAATTAGAACTAGAGTTCTGCCCTCAGGGAACTTTAGCCGAAAGACTGCGCGCTGGCGGAGCTGGTATTCCTGGATTTTATACACCAACTGGAGTGGGCACTAAAATCGCCGAAGGCAAAGAAGTTCGTAACTTTGATGGACGTGACTACATTCTTGAAAAAGGAATTGTCGGAGACTTTGCTTTCGTAAAGGCATGGAAAGGCGATAAATTTGGAAATTTAATTTATCGCAAAACGGCACGTAATTTTAATCCCATGATTGCCACAGCCGGAAAGATCACAGTGGCCGAAGTAGAGGAATTGGTTGAGGTCGGAGAACTTGATCCCGACCAAATTCATACTCCGGGTGTTTTTGTTCAAAGAATTTTTGTTGGGAAAGACTACGAAAAACGTATTGAACAACGTACTGTTCAGAAGAAGGTATAA
- a CDS encoding ChaN family lipoprotein: MDSTQLVQIRKDFYLNIRKRVQSILGAETSELKTYRNTYDKELARRKWQAIDKRHLFARLRSADIVLVGDFHAHKQSTRGFLRIIRKVKSDFVIGLECLRVKDQQSVEQFLEGKISEKDFLRQVAWKKHWSFPWENYKPLFKWAQQHKVKIYALNSDDVKKGLRERDKFSAKRLKEISQKNPKKKIFVQYGDLHLATTHLPKEISKVLPKADKCVIFQSPETLYFKIMEKQKELTTDVVKLSHDLWALNGLPPWVKWQDYLLYLESGHDKKVRVQDIDPTDTVANSIEFLSKSFGISTSLGALSVYSANDDSFFDLLEKVPNRPLKKRLIENIQEGVSFYSPEMESGYLARYSMNHVLRVAAEYLYFQSGGFTKTILDSKKDFLKIIWLEAVVYFCSKVKNPKRKSDTLQDVRIALQKEQFDDRGKEALMLALNQKLSEMQFLSTGKYKVLSEQVLKKYSRRSIETAAQIIGGIMGEKIFAAFHKKMIRLPENKGLIFRNLQLDAFSRVYFESLEMIESWPETFKSKYDKL, encoded by the coding sequence ATGGATTCGACGCAACTGGTTCAAATCAGAAAAGATTTTTATCTTAATATCAGAAAAAGGGTTCAATCCATTTTGGGCGCAGAAACGTCTGAGTTGAAAACATACAGAAATACCTATGACAAAGAACTTGCTAGAAGAAAATGGCAAGCGATCGACAAACGCCATCTTTTTGCAAGACTTCGATCTGCTGATATTGTTTTGGTGGGGGATTTTCATGCGCATAAGCAATCGACTCGGGGATTCTTAAGAATTATTCGCAAGGTTAAATCAGATTTTGTTATTGGGTTAGAGTGTTTGCGAGTCAAAGACCAACAGTCTGTAGAGCAGTTTTTAGAAGGAAAAATTTCTGAAAAAGACTTCCTGAGGCAAGTGGCATGGAAGAAACATTGGAGCTTTCCTTGGGAGAACTACAAACCTCTTTTTAAATGGGCGCAGCAGCACAAAGTGAAAATATATGCACTTAACTCTGATGATGTGAAAAAGGGGTTGCGTGAAAGGGATAAGTTTTCTGCGAAACGCCTAAAAGAAATTTCACAGAAAAATCCTAAGAAAAAAATATTTGTTCAGTATGGTGACCTGCACTTAGCCACAACACATTTACCGAAAGAAATATCAAAAGTTTTACCTAAGGCAGATAAATGCGTTATTTTTCAAAGTCCTGAAACTTTGTATTTCAAGATTATGGAAAAACAGAAAGAACTCACAACAGATGTGGTGAAACTCAGTCATGATCTTTGGGCCTTAAATGGGCTTCCACCTTGGGTGAAGTGGCAGGATTATCTGCTATACCTTGAAAGTGGGCATGATAAAAAAGTTCGGGTGCAAGATATTGATCCGACAGATACAGTCGCGAACTCTATTGAGTTTTTATCAAAGTCGTTCGGGATTTCGACGAGTTTAGGGGCTCTATCTGTCTACAGTGCAAACGATGACAGCTTTTTTGATTTGCTAGAAAAGGTGCCTAATAGGCCGTTGAAGAAGCGATTAATTGAAAATATCCAAGAGGGAGTTTCATTTTATTCTCCTGAAATGGAGTCAGGGTATTTGGCGCGCTATTCGATGAATCATGTTCTCAGGGTGGCTGCAGAGTATCTTTATTTTCAGTCGGGTGGCTTTACTAAGACGATTTTGGATTCTAAGAAAGATTTCTTAAAAATAATATGGCTCGAGGCTGTAGTTTACTTTTGCAGTAAAGTAAAAAATCCAAAAAGGAAAAGCGATACACTACAAGATGTTCGCATAGCTCTTCAGAAAGAGCAGTTTGATGATCGTGGTAAAGAAGCTTTGATGTTAGCTTTAAATCAAAAGCTGTCCGAGATGCAATTTCTGTCGACGGGTAAATACAAAGTGCTCAGTGAACAAGTGCTAAAAAAATACAGTCGTCGTAGTATTGAAACTGCGGCGCAGATTATTGGTGGCATCATGGGGGAAAAGATCTTTGCGGCTTTTCATAAAAAGATGATTCGCCTTCCTGAAAATAAAGGTCTGATCTTTAGAAATTTGCAATTGGATGCATTTTCGCGGGTTTACTTTGAGTCGCTTGAGATGATTGAATCGTGGCCTGAAACATTTAAAAGTAAGTACGATAAGCTCTGA
- a CDS encoding YraN family protein — protein MKNTKDTELLIIVKKFKRWVRVSGIVKASAESKNSSLDKNHIRGHRAEEAVAKLLKQKGYVVFRNIKTQIAEIDVLAISSKKISLIEVKSLDDEWRVFERISPQQLDKLRRNLMLFQDFQKRNPEFELGVYIALVNQLNQVRVIDVAMD, from the coding sequence TTGAAAAACACAAAGGATACGGAACTCCTTATCATCGTCAAAAAATTCAAGAGATGGGTCCGTGTAAGTGGCATCGTCAAAGCTTCGGCGGAGTCAAAGAATTCATCGTTAGATAAAAATCATATTCGTGGACATCGTGCTGAAGAGGCCGTCGCCAAACTTCTGAAGCAAAAGGGTTATGTCGTCTTTCGTAATATTAAAACTCAGATTGCCGAAATAGACGTATTAGCCATAAGTTCAAAAAAAATTTCTTTGATCGAAGTGAAGTCTTTAGATGATGAATGGCGCGTCTTTGAAAGAATATCGCCTCAGCAGCTTGATAAGTTACGTAGAAATTTAATGTTGTTTCAAGATTTTCAAAAAAGAAACCCCGAATTTGAGCTCGGGGTCTATATCGCGCTTGTGAATCAATTAAATCAAGTGCGGGTGATTGATGTCGCGATGGATTAG
- a CDS encoding YceI family protein has product MSIQNLIKTNTTTITATKWVSSLLLFTLLSFSAKAAELEASVSVSPVGDFVAEIKDFSAQAKVNGDSYTADRFNIPWSSLKTGMSLRDKHALKYVNAEQHPNIEVLQSLGKGGKGIAKIKFNGIEKVVRGTYSIQGSNLIANFSIILSEFNVKDVSFKGAGVKDEVKVKMTVPIAGK; this is encoded by the coding sequence ATGTCTATACAAAATCTTATCAAAACTAATACTACAACTATTACTGCAACTAAATGGGTGTCTTCTTTATTGCTTTTCACACTGCTGTCGTTTTCTGCAAAGGCTGCAGAGCTAGAAGCATCGGTCTCGGTCAGTCCCGTTGGAGACTTTGTCGCCGAAATTAAAGATTTTTCAGCTCAGGCAAAAGTCAACGGAGACTCATACACCGCTGATCGTTTTAACATTCCATGGTCTTCACTCAAAACAGGTATGTCTTTACGCGACAAACATGCTTTAAAATATGTAAATGCCGAACAACACCCAAATATCGAAGTGCTCCAGAGTTTAGGTAAAGGTGGAAAGGGTATCGCCAAGATAAAGTTCAATGGCATCGAAAAAGTTGTCCGAGGTACTTACTCTATTCAGGGATCAAATTTAATTGCTAACTTTTCAATTATCTTAAGTGAATTTAACGTGAAAGATGTCAGCTTCAAAGGGGCCGGCGTCAAGGATGAGGTCAAAGTTAAAATGACCGTTCCTATTGCCGGCAAATAG
- a CDS encoding acetyl-CoA C-acetyltransferase — MEKVVIVSAVRTPVASFQGAFAGLAAPRLGAIAIKAALEKVNVATTDVSEVIMGEVLTAGVGQAPARQAAIYAGVSNSTPCLTINKVCGSGLKAVMLGADSIRLGTSKVVVAGGQENMTLSPHLLENSRTGYRMGSQSIVDSMIKDGLWDPYNNFHMGNAAEVCSRDFEFTREAQDAFAIDSYKKAQKAIAEGRFKNEICPVNIETKKGTVTVDTDEEPGKAMFDKMPQLRPAFEKEGTITAANASKLNDGAAALVLMSETEAKKRGLKPLATIVSYATFAQEPQYFTTAPVGAIKKSLELANLSVGDIDHFEINEAFANVTMAAQKSLEIPAEKTNIHGGAIAIGHPIGASGARILTTLVHSLHTNNLKRGLATLCIGGGEAVSLIVERN, encoded by the coding sequence ATGGAAAAGGTAGTTATTGTTTCAGCAGTTCGTACACCGGTCGCTAGCTTTCAAGGAGCTTTCGCTGGATTAGCAGCACCTCGCTTAGGAGCCATTGCCATCAAAGCCGCATTAGAAAAAGTAAATGTCGCGACCACAGATGTTAGCGAAGTGATTATGGGTGAAGTTCTCACCGCAGGTGTTGGACAAGCTCCCGCTCGACAAGCGGCTATCTACGCAGGTGTTTCAAATTCTACTCCTTGCTTAACCATCAACAAAGTTTGTGGTTCAGGATTGAAAGCCGTTATGTTGGGTGCAGACAGCATTCGTCTTGGCACTTCAAAAGTTGTCGTTGCTGGTGGGCAAGAAAATATGACTTTATCTCCTCACCTTTTAGAAAACTCACGCACAGGTTACCGCATGGGATCTCAATCTATTGTAGATTCGATGATCAAAGATGGTCTTTGGGACCCTTACAACAACTTCCACATGGGTAATGCCGCGGAAGTGTGCTCACGTGATTTTGAATTCACTCGCGAAGCTCAAGATGCTTTTGCTATTGATTCTTATAAAAAAGCTCAGAAAGCTATTGCTGAAGGACGTTTTAAAAATGAAATCTGTCCAGTGAACATTGAAACAAAAAAAGGAACTGTCACTGTTGATACTGATGAAGAACCGGGAAAAGCTATGTTCGACAAAATGCCACAGCTACGCCCTGCTTTTGAAAAAGAAGGAACGATCACAGCAGCCAATGCCTCTAAACTTAATGATGGCGCAGCCGCTTTAGTTTTAATGAGCGAAACAGAAGCTAAAAAAAGAGGTTTAAAGCCTCTTGCGACGATTGTCTCTTATGCGACATTTGCTCAGGAACCTCAATACTTCACAACAGCACCTGTTGGTGCTATCAAAAAGTCTTTAGAGCTAGCTAATTTAAGCGTTGGGGATATTGACCATTTCGAAATCAATGAAGCTTTTGCCAATGTCACAATGGCCGCACAAAAAAGCTTAGAAATTCCCGCTGAAAAAACAAATATTCATGGTGGAGCAATTGCGATTGGTCATCCTATCGGAGCATCAGGAGCGCGTATTTTAACAACTCTGGTTCACTCACTTCATACAAATAACTTAAAACGCGGTCTAGCTACTCTTTGTATCGGTGGCGGCGAGGCCGTTTCTTTAATCGTAGAAAGAAACTAG
- a CDS encoding CoA transferase subunit B, giving the protein MPLTREQIAKRIAQEVQDGYTVNLGIGIPTLVANYIPADKTVMLQSENGLLGMGPFPVEGSEDADLINAGKQTITTAKGASFFSSADSFAMIRGGHIDLTVLGAMEVDEEGSIANWMVPGKMVKGMGGAMDLVAGARNVIVAMQHTDKDGNSKLRTKCTLPLTGVKCIRKIVSDFGVIEVTDKGFVLLEYAPDMTAEQVLKATEGKMTLHPECKAMTV; this is encoded by the coding sequence ATGCCATTAACACGCGAACAAATTGCAAAAAGAATTGCTCAAGAAGTCCAAGATGGTTACACCGTCAATCTAGGCATTGGAATTCCCACTTTAGTTGCGAATTACATCCCTGCAGACAAAACCGTCATGCTGCAAAGTGAAAATGGCCTCTTAGGCATGGGACCATTCCCAGTTGAAGGTTCTGAAGATGCGGACTTAATCAATGCTGGAAAACAGACCATCACCACAGCCAAAGGAGCTAGCTTCTTTAGCTCTGCGGATAGTTTTGCGATGATCCGCGGTGGTCATATTGATTTAACTGTTTTAGGAGCGATGGAAGTCGACGAAGAAGGCTCTATTGCCAACTGGATGGTTCCAGGAAAAATGGTCAAGGGTATGGGCGGAGCGATGGACCTCGTAGCTGGTGCGCGTAACGTGATCGTAGCTATGCAACACACAGATAAAGATGGAAATTCAAAGCTAAGAACGAAATGCACTCTTCCTTTAACAGGAGTTAAATGCATTCGCAAAATCGTGTCTGACTTTGGAGTCATTGAAGTCACAGATAAAGGCTTCGTCTTACTTGAGTACGCTCCTGATATGACGGCCGAACAGGTTCTAAAAGCCACTGAGGGGAAGATGACTCTTCACCCTGAGTGCAAAGCTATGACTGTTTAA